One part of the Arachidicoccus terrestris genome encodes these proteins:
- a CDS encoding dihydrofolate reductase family protein, protein MRKLMMKMSMSVDGFVSTGNGKMDWLFRSSDEESRAWSVGVTKEAGLIIMGRKSFHDMVSYWPSATGPFAAPMNEIPKGVFTRKGYDAASGIAPKDKELPAAVSWAQAEVFNGDLTEEIKALKQESGKPIVAIGGAEFMRNLIATELIDEYQLAIHPVILGSGLPILNGLREQLDLKLVDVKYFPGGIVVHTYQPA, encoded by the coding sequence ATGCGTAAACTAATGATGAAGATGTCGATGTCTGTTGACGGCTTTGTAAGTACGGGAAACGGCAAGATGGACTGGCTTTTCAGAAGCTCGGACGAAGAATCCAGGGCCTGGTCTGTAGGTGTCACTAAGGAAGCGGGGTTGATTATTATGGGCCGTAAAAGCTTTCATGACATGGTTTCTTACTGGCCTTCAGCTACCGGCCCTTTTGCAGCACCCATGAATGAAATCCCAAAAGGGGTCTTTACCAGAAAAGGATATGATGCGGCCAGTGGTATTGCACCCAAGGACAAGGAGCTGCCCGCAGCAGTGTCATGGGCGCAGGCAGAGGTGTTTAATGGAGATCTTACGGAAGAAATCAAGGCACTAAAACAGGAATCTGGAAAGCCCATTGTTGCGATCGGTGGTGCTGAATTTATGCGCAACCTGATTGCTACTGAACTCATTGATGAATATCAACTGGCCATCCACCCGGTAATCCTGGGCTCCGGATTACCTATATTAAATGGATTGAGGGAGCAATTGGATTTAAAATTGGTAGATGTGAAATATTTTCCAGGAGGTATTGTT
- the dapA gene encoding 4-hydroxy-tetrahydrodipicolinate synthase — MSLKSSLRGTGVAIVTPFNEDHSIDFEALGKVIDFQIDGGIEYLVTLGTTGETPTISKEEQIQIIEYTYERVGGRVPVVVGIGGNNTLAVVEMLKTFPLQKATAILSAAPYYSKPSQEGIFQHYKALAEASPKPILLYNVPHRTGKNIDAETVIRLAKEVKNIGGIKEACGNFTQFAHILRDVPEDFLVTSGEDDIAIPQIAMGMQGVITVAGNAFPKEVSTMVRLALDGKFKEATSINNKILDVFTLLFNENNPAGIKAFLFEKGLIKNELRLPVVPLSSPNHQKIKEFLRNYIA; from the coding sequence ATGTCGCTGAAAAGTTCTTTAAGAGGTACAGGCGTTGCCATTGTGACGCCATTTAACGAAGATCACTCCATTGATTTTGAGGCATTAGGTAAAGTTATTGACTTTCAGATTGACGGCGGTATCGAATATTTGGTCACCCTGGGCACCACTGGTGAAACCCCTACAATTTCTAAGGAAGAGCAAATACAGATCATCGAATATACTTATGAAAGGGTTGGAGGCAGAGTTCCGGTCGTAGTGGGTATCGGAGGCAATAACACGCTGGCTGTGGTGGAAATGTTGAAAACTTTCCCCCTGCAAAAAGCAACAGCTATACTAAGTGCGGCTCCCTATTACAGTAAGCCTTCCCAGGAGGGCATCTTCCAACATTATAAGGCCTTGGCTGAGGCCAGTCCCAAACCTATACTTTTATACAATGTTCCTCATCGCACGGGTAAAAATATTGACGCTGAGACTGTTATCAGACTGGCAAAAGAGGTAAAGAATATTGGTGGCATTAAAGAAGCATGTGGTAATTTTACCCAGTTTGCTCACATTTTAAGAGATGTTCCGGAAGATTTTCTGGTGACCAGCGGGGAAGATGATATTGCTATCCCACAGATCGCGATGGGTATGCAGGGGGTGATTACGGTTGCTGGTAATGCTTTTCCCAAAGAAGTTTCTACAATGGTTCGCCTTGCACTGGATGGAAAATTCAAGGAGGCAACAAGCATTAATAATAAAATACTAGACGTATTTACACTGTTGTTTAATGAAAATAATCCTGCAGGTATTAAGGCCTTCTTATTTGAGAAAGGGTTGATCAAAAATGAACTGCGTTTGCCAGTCGTGCCGCTGAGTTCACCGAACCATCAAAAAATAAAGGAATTTTTAAGGAACTATATCGCCTAA
- a CDS encoding TlpA disulfide reductase family protein, whose protein sequence is MQLDQIKQSLCPLLLVLFFALAGKGYSQTFHLNGTTKGNDGKWIYLYYPDQNGNRRTDSVEIKNNAYHFSGTVAGPAMVYMGIKEDNNRLSNENGYRFFLEPGNLQARQVGEYLKNSRVHGSETQDQYQPLVDRQEKLDHQWQVVMDTLHNVNKRSNTEYQELKNWVLLPYVEQREEMEKSFFRAHPQSAVTAYLLRFYVSKMKIDSLEKYYNALGSKLQASTSGQELAKEIAKIKKGSPGSIATDFQATDINGKSLQLSAFKGKYVLLDFWASWCVPCRASNPHMKELYHRYHDKGLEIIGVSDDDFAPEKWKAAVTKDGVGIWHNVLRGYDKSLAPGAENPKDISGKFGIHVLPTKILIDPNGKIIGRFTGTDDETSLDAALVKAFESD, encoded by the coding sequence ATGCAATTAGATCAAATAAAACAGTCGCTTTGTCCGCTGTTATTAGTATTGTTTTTTGCGCTTGCAGGTAAAGGATACAGCCAGACGTTTCATTTAAATGGAACGACAAAAGGCAACGATGGCAAATGGATCTACCTCTATTATCCTGACCAGAATGGTAATCGCAGAACAGACAGTGTAGAAATTAAAAATAATGCTTATCACTTTTCAGGCACAGTGGCCGGGCCAGCGATGGTCTATATGGGTATAAAAGAAGATAACAATAGATTAAGTAATGAAAATGGTTACCGTTTCTTTCTGGAACCGGGAAATCTTCAGGCCCGCCAAGTGGGAGAATATTTAAAAAATAGCCGGGTTCACGGTTCTGAAACGCAGGATCAATACCAGCCATTAGTTGATCGTCAGGAAAAGCTCGATCATCAATGGCAGGTGGTTATGGATACCTTACACAATGTCAATAAGAGAAGCAATACCGAGTACCAGGAACTAAAAAACTGGGTGCTCCTACCCTATGTTGAGCAGCGGGAGGAAATGGAAAAATCCTTTTTCAGGGCGCATCCACAAAGCGCCGTTACGGCTTATTTACTACGCTTTTATGTCAGCAAAATGAAAATCGATTCACTTGAGAAATATTATAATGCACTCGGCTCAAAATTACAAGCGAGTACAAGCGGGCAGGAACTGGCAAAAGAAATTGCGAAAATAAAAAAAGGCTCCCCTGGTAGTATAGCAACGGATTTTCAAGCCACTGACATAAACGGCAAATCTTTGCAGTTATCGGCATTTAAGGGCAAATATGTGCTGTTGGATTTTTGGGCCAGCTGGTGTGTGCCTTGTAGAGCAAGCAATCCGCATATGAAGGAATTATACCATAGATATCATGATAAAGGACTGGAAATAATTGGTGTGTCTGATGATGATTTCGCACCTGAAAAGTGGAAAGCTGCTGTCACAAAAGACGGTGTAGGCATCTGGCATAATGTGCTTAGAGGCTATGACAAAAGTTTGGCGCCCGGTGCAGAAAATCCAAAGGATATATCAGGGAAATTTGGCATCCATGTATTGCCCACGAAAATACTGATTGATCCAAACGGTAAGATTATTGGCCGATTTACAGGAACTGACGACGAAACGTCTTTAGATGCAGCGTTAGTCAAGGCTTTTGAAAGTGACTGA
- a CDS encoding acetyl-CoA carboxylase carboxyltransferase subunit alpha has protein sequence MPQYPNRQFLDFEKPIKELYEQIDQAKKLAEKNPKIDYNSNIEQLESLIEAKRKEITDNLTPWQRVQLSRHPDRPYTLKYIDKMTKDFIELYGDRNVKDDKAMVGGFADLDGETVMFIGQQKGTNTKQRQLRNFGMANPEGYRKALRLMKLAEKFGKPIVTLIDTPGAFPGMEAEERGQSEAIARNIYEMFRLKVPVICIIIGEGASGGALGIGVGDRVFMLENSWYTVISPENCSSILWRSWDYKETAAEQLKLTSDYMSEFGLVDGVIAEPVGGAHWDYDQAATTLKDTIKKTLAELKKIPAEKRITQRIAKFEKMGNFIES, from the coding sequence ATGCCGCAGTATCCCAACAGACAGTTTCTGGATTTTGAGAAACCTATCAAGGAGTTATATGAACAAATTGACCAGGCAAAGAAACTGGCTGAGAAGAACCCAAAAATTGATTACAACTCAAACATAGAACAATTAGAGTCTTTGATAGAAGCCAAGCGCAAAGAAATCACTGATAATCTGACACCCTGGCAGCGTGTGCAATTGAGCCGCCATCCCGATCGCCCCTATACACTAAAGTACATTGATAAAATGACGAAGGACTTTATTGAGCTATATGGGGACCGTAATGTCAAAGATGACAAAGCGATGGTAGGTGGGTTTGCCGATTTAGATGGTGAAACTGTCATGTTTATCGGCCAGCAAAAAGGCACCAATACCAAACAGCGTCAATTGCGAAATTTTGGAATGGCGAATCCTGAAGGGTATCGTAAAGCCTTAAGACTCATGAAATTGGCCGAAAAATTCGGCAAACCTATTGTCACCCTGATTGATACTCCTGGAGCCTTTCCAGGCATGGAAGCAGAAGAAAGGGGGCAGAGTGAGGCTATCGCCCGCAATATTTACGAGATGTTCCGCCTGAAGGTGCCCGTTATCTGTATAATAATCGGAGAGGGAGCTAGCGGTGGTGCATTGGGTATTGGTGTAGGGGATAGGGTATTTATGCTTGAAAACTCTTGGTACACAGTGATTTCCCCTGAAAACTGCAGCTCTATTCTATGGAGAAGCTGGGATTATAAAGAAACAGCTGCCGAACAGCTCAAATTAACTTCTGATTATATGAGCGAGTTTGGACTGGTGGACGGTGTTATTGCGGAACCTGTCGGCGGAGCACACTGGGATTACGACCAGGCCGCTACCACCTTAAAAGACACGATCAAGAAGACGTTGGCAGAGCTCAAAAAAATCCCGGCAGAAAAGCGGATCACACAACGCATCGCCAAATTTGAAAAAATGGGCAATTTTATTGAATCATAA
- a CDS encoding TlpA disulfide reductase family protein, with protein MKKIIGIIVPSFCLLMACTNNRPHGYHLSGTVKGLDTGKVVVKIYHQRDRTSTPIDSTIMQNGKFELEGKIDTPQMVNVMITPGNWAFDIFLENKDLKVHADTTGSQYYDYTAYGYDKGANIKDVRESGSANYDDIQAYQNNTEQKSFDPVFDSLGKLIEGETKNIDLQYHYRDQMDSVRNLLQAVKLKQLGDYVTQKPDAVAGAYLFSHLYTFSSDMTVAQMESFMNKFTGEAKNSSYYQYLNEELQKKKAVAVGAIAPDFTLLKRDSTPFTLSSTRGKYIMIDFWASWCHPCREAIPHWKEIYQKYHDKGFEIVSVSDDSKWSDWKRAMDMEKMPWTQVCDEFPVKHMPAKVGSLYMTHYIPFYVLLDKEGKILVYSGKEADIDNKLKEIFGS; from the coding sequence CGGTAAAGTTGTTGTCAAAATCTACCATCAGCGGGACAGAACCTCCACTCCCATTGACAGCACCATCATGCAAAATGGCAAGTTCGAACTAGAAGGTAAAATAGATACGCCACAAATGGTGAATGTAATGATCACACCTGGAAACTGGGCTTTCGATATCTTTTTGGAAAATAAAGATTTGAAAGTACACGCAGATACGACCGGAAGCCAATATTATGATTACACCGCTTATGGGTATGATAAAGGGGCTAATATAAAGGATGTAAGAGAGTCAGGCTCGGCTAATTACGATGATATACAGGCCTACCAGAATAATACAGAACAAAAAAGCTTCGATCCGGTATTTGACAGCCTTGGTAAGCTTATTGAGGGGGAAACTAAAAATATTGATCTTCAGTATCACTACCGTGATCAGATGGATTCTGTTAGAAACCTATTGCAGGCAGTTAAGTTAAAGCAACTCGGTGACTATGTCACTCAAAAGCCAGATGCAGTTGCAGGCGCTTATCTGTTTTCTCACCTGTACACCTTTTCCAGTGATATGACTGTAGCGCAGATGGAATCATTCATGAATAAATTTACAGGTGAAGCAAAAAATTCTTCCTATTACCAATATTTAAATGAAGAATTGCAAAAGAAAAAGGCCGTTGCCGTGGGAGCGATAGCTCCGGATTTTACCTTACTTAAAAGAGACAGTACGCCTTTTACACTTTCGTCCACCAGAGGTAAATATATCATGATCGATTTTTGGGCCAGCTGGTGTCACCCGTGCAGGGAAGCGATTCCGCATTGGAAAGAAATATATCAAAAATACCACGACAAGGGTTTTGAAATCGTAAGTGTATCGGATGACTCTAAATGGAGTGATTGGAAAAGGGCGATGGATATGGAGAAAATGCCCTGGACACAAGTCTGTGATGAGTTTCCCGTCAAGCATATGCCGGCTAAAGTGGGATCGCTTTATATGACCCATTACATTCCATTTTATGTATTGTTAGATAAAGAGGGTAAGATACTAGTCTATTCCGGCAAGGAAGCGGATATTGATAATAAGCTAAAAGAGATCTTTGGCTCTTAA